One window from the genome of Streptomyces sp. NBC_00287 encodes:
- a CDS encoding YDG/SRA domain-containing protein, with product MIGEVPHVPVGQEYATRRLAHEAGVHRPLQAGICGTKKKGAESIVVSGGYKDDEDYGSVIIYTGHGGQDGAKNQVSDQTLDDSGNAALVTSYLEGLPVRVIRGKHDSPYAPASGYRYDGLYRVTNYGSKLGIDGFLIWQFRLEAYDGTPMPQVAHQQELRVTPAEADSGAAPVRGNEAPERVTSTVQRIVRSSAVKRQVKDWHDNRCQVCDIRIEVPGGSYSEGAHIQALGSPHNGPDTTGNVLCLCANCHVMLDAGAIVLGDDLSVVRGGEVVGTLRTHPRHVIDRDCVRQHRERWRR from the coding sequence ATGATCGGTGAAGTGCCTCACGTTCCAGTAGGTCAGGAGTACGCCACGCGTCGTCTCGCTCATGAAGCAGGCGTGCACCGGCCGTTGCAAGCCGGCATCTGCGGAACCAAGAAGAAGGGGGCCGAGTCCATCGTCGTGTCCGGCGGCTATAAGGACGACGAGGACTATGGCAGCGTCATAATCTACACCGGCCACGGGGGCCAGGACGGCGCCAAGAACCAGGTGAGCGACCAGACTTTGGATGACTCTGGCAACGCAGCTCTGGTCACCAGCTACCTCGAAGGCCTGCCCGTCCGCGTAATCCGGGGCAAGCACGATTCCCCGTACGCCCCTGCCTCTGGATACCGCTACGACGGCCTGTACCGCGTCACCAACTACGGCAGCAAACTTGGCATCGATGGCTTCCTCATCTGGCAGTTCCGCTTGGAGGCATACGACGGCACCCCGATGCCGCAGGTAGCCCATCAGCAGGAGCTCCGAGTGACGCCTGCTGAAGCAGACTCGGGCGCCGCCCCCGTCCGCGGAAACGAAGCGCCCGAGCGCGTTACCTCGACAGTCCAACGAATCGTGCGTAGCAGCGCCGTGAAGCGCCAGGTGAAGGATTGGCACGACAATCGCTGCCAGGTCTGCGATATCCGCATCGAGGTGCCTGGAGGCAGCTACAGCGAGGGCGCGCACATCCAGGCTCTTGGTTCGCCGCACAACGGTCCGGACACCACTGGCAACGTTCTCTGCCTGTGCGCGAACTGCCACGTGATGCTCGATGCCGGCGCCATCGTCTTGGGGGATGACCTCTCGGTGGTCCGAGGCGGCGAGGTGGTCGGCACGCTGCGGACGCATCCCCGGCATGTCATCGACCGAGATTGTGTGAGGCAGCACCGCGAACGGTGGCGTCGATAA
- a CDS encoding DNA cytosine methyltransferase, translating to MGRYELVNLFAGAGGLDMAARDLGVPSVGIERDANVCATRRAAGLATEQGDVREFNPSDFPSANVLAGGPPCQTFTTAGTGTGRRALTDVLHFIQRMALREDVSAPLAQLNDERTGLVLEPLRWALAAADSGHPYEAVVLVQVPTVLPAWQAVGDVLSAEGYSVASGLLRAEEFGVPQTRRYAVLIARRRHGAVALPKTTHQPYRKNASEAPSDPTLPPCVTMGEVLDRPEPFHMVSNYGTAGDPKARGRRTSAEPAFTVTGKVYRNRITTEDGAELERLTCGEAGQLHSFPADYPWAGNDKALQIGNATPPLLATHILTAALI from the coding sequence GTGGGCAGATACGAGCTCGTCAACCTGTTTGCCGGGGCGGGTGGGCTGGATATGGCTGCTCGCGACTTGGGGGTGCCGTCGGTCGGCATCGAACGGGACGCAAATGTCTGTGCCACACGACGGGCGGCGGGACTGGCGACGGAGCAGGGTGACGTCCGTGAGTTCAACCCCAGCGACTTTCCCTCGGCCAACGTCCTGGCAGGCGGACCGCCGTGCCAGACGTTCACCACCGCCGGTACCGGAACCGGGCGTCGAGCTCTAACAGACGTGCTGCACTTCATACAGCGTATGGCGCTGCGTGAGGACGTTAGCGCGCCCCTGGCTCAACTGAACGACGAACGCACGGGCCTGGTACTGGAGCCGCTCCGATGGGCCCTAGCCGCGGCAGACAGCGGCCACCCCTACGAAGCAGTCGTGCTGGTACAGGTGCCAACCGTCCTGCCAGCCTGGCAGGCCGTGGGCGATGTGCTATCTGCTGAAGGCTATTCGGTGGCGTCCGGCCTGTTGAGGGCCGAGGAGTTTGGAGTTCCCCAGACGCGCCGCTACGCCGTGCTGATCGCGCGACGACGCCACGGGGCGGTAGCCCTCCCCAAAACGACGCACCAGCCGTACCGCAAAAATGCGTCCGAGGCTCCGAGCGACCCCACACTTCCGCCCTGCGTGACCATGGGCGAGGTGTTGGACCGACCCGAGCCATTCCACATGGTCTCCAACTACGGCACTGCTGGGGATCCGAAAGCCCGAGGCCGGCGAACCTCAGCAGAGCCAGCCTTCACCGTCACCGGCAAGGTCTACCGCAACCGGATCACGACTGAAGATGGCGCCGAACTAGAGCGACTAACGTGCGGTGAGGCAGGTCAGCTTCATAGCTTTCCGGCTGACTACCCCTGGGCGGGCAACGACAAAGCCCTACAGATTGGCAACGCCACCCCGCCGCTACTGGCTACGCACATCCTCACAGCCGCGCTGATTTGA
- a CDS encoding very short patch repair endonuclease — protein sequence MPQDDPSSTAVSARMSRQSSRDAAPEVAVRRLLHAAGLRYRVNVPVPGMPRRTIDIVFTKAKIAVFIDGCFWHGCPEHATQPEANAEWWRTKLDKNMARDVEMTDHLTAEGWTVLRFWEHESPAHVADRVAACVADRRDGQTLEG from the coding sequence GTGCCCCAAGACGACCCTTCCTCCACCGCCGTATCCGCCCGCATGAGCCGGCAGAGCTCCCGCGACGCCGCCCCGGAGGTTGCGGTCCGACGGCTCCTGCATGCGGCGGGTCTGCGCTACCGGGTGAACGTTCCGGTTCCCGGCATGCCCCGCCGCACAATCGACATCGTCTTCACCAAAGCCAAGATCGCCGTGTTCATCGACGGCTGCTTCTGGCACGGCTGTCCCGAGCACGCAACACAACCGGAGGCAAACGCGGAGTGGTGGCGAACCAAGCTGGACAAGAACATGGCCCGGGATGTCGAAATGACGGACCACCTGACGGCTGAAGGGTGGACTGTCCTGCGCTTTTGGGAGCACGAGTCCCCCGCGCATGTTGCTGACCGGGTCGCCGCTTGCGTAGCGGATCGGAGGGATGGCCAGACGCTTGAAGGCTGA
- a CDS encoding ParB/RepB/Spo0J family partition protein, whose product MPKARYEFKLPEHHVDYGVELPITKLNIDPQAQRTLNERRAQTIAKSMVREALGSIIVSERTDGELYIVDGQHRWRACALEGIPTIRAEVHHGLTQAQEAILFLIKNRESHKPRPIDEYHVGLTGGVPLFVDTDRILEKHGLALGSSSTNGVGAVSGVLQIVDRYGAPVFDRTLTVAEDAWGRSAETWDGMLLGGIGAFLGRWGDLVDDKELARKIQSMGTAAKWRSEILSQSSRGGFNNSGTGSRVTTAYRLVATAWNKGRKAENRIEA is encoded by the coding sequence ATGCCTAAGGCACGGTACGAATTCAAGCTTCCCGAGCATCATGTGGACTACGGGGTTGAGCTGCCGATCACGAAGCTCAACATCGACCCGCAGGCACAGCGGACACTCAACGAGCGGCGAGCGCAGACCATCGCAAAGAGCATGGTGCGCGAGGCCCTCGGCTCCATCATCGTGTCAGAACGCACCGACGGTGAGCTGTACATCGTCGACGGGCAGCACCGGTGGCGCGCTTGCGCCCTGGAGGGTATCCCCACCATCAGGGCCGAAGTCCACCACGGCCTGACGCAGGCGCAGGAAGCGATCCTGTTCTTGATCAAGAACAGGGAGTCTCACAAGCCCCGCCCCATCGACGAGTACCACGTTGGCCTCACGGGCGGTGTCCCTCTGTTCGTTGACACGGACAGGATTCTGGAGAAGCACGGGCTGGCCCTCGGCTCCTCGTCCACGAACGGCGTGGGCGCCGTGTCCGGCGTACTTCAGATTGTGGATCGCTACGGTGCGCCCGTATTCGACCGCACGCTCACCGTCGCCGAGGACGCATGGGGACGCTCGGCCGAGACCTGGGACGGCATGCTCCTGGGCGGGATCGGTGCATTCCTCGGCCGGTGGGGAGATCTCGTCGACGACAAGGAACTGGCGCGGAAGATCCAGAGCATGGGCACTGCGGCCAAGTGGCGCTCCGAGATCCTCAGCCAGTCGTCACGCGGTGGCTTCAACAACAGCGGCACGGGCTCCAGGGTGACCACGGCGTACCGCCTCGTGGCGACGGCCTGGAACAAGGGTCGTAAGGCTGAGAACCGCATCGAGGCATAG
- a CDS encoding helix-turn-helix domain-containing protein, with product MHDPAERIRTLRLLMGLTQGELAQAAGVSQPMISQIQKGTKGVTDDLLGRIAEATGTPRSFFDVDPTDLPTDTLLFRKKASASVREVGRVEATVREAYRVAARLLTETRVRRTVLPRAEGKVSPDTIEDLASATRDALGIAQDGVLGHVIRSCERAGIPVVPLVLVDAQGHGEDIVVGHSGVSCWRGQAEPSLISYFSAGSGDRQRFTVAHELGHLVLHPARRAELSSKDAETEAHRFAGAFLLPRVRADEAFSGPLMLRDFAALKKRWGVSIQALIQRAYDLGYVDSDRRESLYKQIGARGWRTSEPVAVHPEQPSLMRAMLARRYGDPPAVLQASEDLGIHPVLMRSLAPENAANPAPKKAANVISLGERRQRVARLKAL from the coding sequence GTGCATGATCCTGCGGAGCGGATCCGGACGCTCCGGCTCCTCATGGGGTTGACCCAGGGCGAGTTGGCTCAGGCCGCAGGCGTTTCTCAGCCGATGATCTCGCAGATCCAGAAGGGCACCAAGGGTGTCACTGACGACCTGTTGGGGCGGATCGCTGAGGCAACGGGAACACCACGTTCATTCTTTGATGTCGACCCGACCGACCTGCCGACTGACACCCTTCTGTTCCGCAAGAAGGCAAGTGCATCAGTTCGTGAGGTTGGTCGGGTCGAAGCGACTGTTCGAGAGGCTTATCGTGTTGCGGCGCGGCTCCTCACCGAGACGCGGGTGCGCCGGACAGTTCTGCCTAGGGCAGAGGGGAAAGTCTCTCCTGACACTATTGAGGACCTTGCCTCTGCAACGCGAGATGCGTTGGGTATTGCCCAGGATGGTGTTCTCGGGCACGTTATCCGATCCTGTGAGCGAGCGGGAATTCCAGTCGTGCCTCTTGTGCTTGTCGACGCTCAAGGGCACGGGGAAGATATCGTTGTCGGGCACTCTGGGGTCTCCTGTTGGCGGGGGCAGGCGGAGCCCTCGCTGATCAGCTACTTCTCGGCTGGAAGTGGTGATAGGCAGCGATTCACAGTGGCCCATGAGCTTGGGCACCTGGTATTGCATCCAGCGAGGAGAGCGGAGCTTTCCTCTAAGGACGCAGAGACAGAAGCTCATCGGTTCGCCGGGGCTTTCTTGCTTCCCCGTGTACGTGCTGACGAGGCGTTTTCAGGTCCTCTGATGCTTCGGGACTTCGCTGCGCTTAAGAAGCGTTGGGGTGTGTCCATCCAGGCGCTAATTCAACGAGCGTACGATCTCGGATATGTTGATAGCGATCGCCGAGAGAGTCTATACAAGCAGATTGGCGCCCGGGGGTGGCGCACCAGCGAACCTGTTGCTGTCCATCCTGAGCAGCCATCTTTGATGAGAGCGATGCTGGCTCGTCGCTACGGTGATCCGCCTGCTGTTCTTCAAGCATCAGAGGACTTGGGAATTCACCCTGTCCTCATGAGGTCACTTGCCCCCGAAAATGCTGCTAACCCGGCTCCGAAAAAAGCGGCCAATGTGATTAGTCTAGGTGAGCGCCGTCAGCGTGTAGCACGTCTTAAAGCCTTATAG
- a CDS encoding XRE family transcriptional regulator encodes MTDDRPAWARRIAAERAARDWSQRDAVRALRAHAPTELPAEDSMIRQWKRWESGQMPNDFYQPIIAALFGTVTHALFPAPSRRDGDREILAASGMETLEIVSRLNRSDVDNATLEALRITADRLASEYPFMPSEQLLIEGRQWLRRVVELHTKSLTLAQHREVLALSGWLALLVGCVEYDTGARHAAESTRQAALSLATEADHAEVAGWAHEMRAWFALTTGDYRGVIAAARAGAETAAHHGVAVQLAAQEAKAWARIGDRRQVEVALDKGRRLLEGMPYPENLDNHFVVDPAKFDFYAMDCYRLVGEDKLARTLAEEVLRAGTDFDGTERSPMRNAEARVTLGVTAAREGDLEQALVMGERALEGDRQSVPSLIMTSRELAAEMRRRYSSEPGAQDYLARLHSLAEQKPGFMPR; translated from the coding sequence ATGACCGACGACCGGCCCGCATGGGCGCGACGCATCGCTGCCGAACGAGCGGCCCGTGACTGGTCGCAGCGTGACGCGGTAAGGGCGCTGCGGGCGCACGCTCCCACGGAGCTGCCCGCAGAGGACAGCATGATTCGCCAGTGGAAGCGCTGGGAGTCAGGCCAGATGCCGAACGACTTCTACCAACCGATCATCGCGGCCCTCTTCGGCACCGTGACGCACGCGCTCTTTCCGGCGCCCTCACGGCGGGATGGAGACAGGGAGATCCTGGCAGCGTCCGGCATGGAGACGCTGGAGATCGTGAGCCGTCTCAACCGATCCGACGTTGACAACGCCACGCTTGAGGCCCTGCGGATCACGGCAGACCGACTCGCCTCGGAGTACCCGTTCATGCCGAGCGAGCAGCTTCTCATCGAGGGGCGGCAATGGCTGCGCCGTGTCGTCGAACTCCACACGAAGAGCCTCACGCTCGCGCAGCACCGCGAGGTTCTCGCACTATCTGGTTGGCTCGCTCTACTGGTCGGCTGTGTCGAGTACGACACGGGCGCACGGCACGCGGCTGAGTCGACGCGCCAGGCGGCGCTCTCGCTCGCGACCGAGGCTGACCATGCGGAGGTCGCCGGGTGGGCGCACGAGATGCGGGCGTGGTTCGCTCTCACGACCGGCGACTACCGCGGTGTCATCGCAGCGGCGCGGGCCGGAGCCGAGACGGCGGCGCACCACGGCGTGGCCGTGCAACTCGCAGCCCAGGAGGCCAAGGCATGGGCGCGGATCGGGGACCGCCGGCAGGTCGAGGTGGCCTTGGACAAGGGGCGACGGTTGCTCGAAGGGATGCCGTACCCCGAGAACCTGGACAACCACTTCGTGGTGGACCCAGCCAAGTTCGACTTCTACGCGATGGACTGCTACCGCCTGGTCGGTGAGGACAAGCTTGCACGCACGCTCGCCGAAGAGGTGCTGAGGGCGGGAACAGACTTCGACGGCACCGAGCGCTCGCCGATGCGCAACGCTGAAGCCCGCGTCACGCTGGGCGTCACGGCGGCACGTGAGGGCGATTTGGAACAGGCACTCGTCATGGGGGAGCGGGCCCTCGAAGGGGACCGGCAGTCGGTGCCGTCGCTCATCATGACCAGCCGCGAACTCGCTGCCGAGATGAGGCGCCGGTACAGCTCCGAACCAGGGGCACAGGACTATCTCGCGCGGCTTCACTCGCTCGCCGAACAAAAGCCGGGCTTCATGCCCCGCTAA
- a CDS encoding winged helix-turn-helix domain-containing protein, translating to MTVTGGPKPKAVQVADALRDDIKKMKPGDKLPSQRELMDRFGFASQTIQNGLAALRAEGLIVSAGNLGNFVSDGASPSSDVRDDIKEIRSQIQALAERVAALEERSGPGGA from the coding sequence ATGACTGTCACAGGCGGGCCGAAGCCGAAAGCGGTGCAGGTCGCGGACGCACTTCGCGACGACATCAAGAAGATGAAGCCGGGAGACAAGCTCCCGTCACAGCGCGAGTTGATGGACCGCTTCGGATTCGCGAGCCAGACCATCCAGAACGGCTTGGCTGCACTCCGGGCCGAAGGGTTGATCGTGTCGGCTGGAAACCTCGGCAACTTCGTCAGCGACGGGGCTTCCCCCAGCAGCGACGTGCGCGACGACATCAAGGAAATCCGCTCCCAGATTCAGGCGTTGGCTGAACGGGTCGCAGCGCTCGAAGAGCGTTCCGGCCCGGGTGGTGCGTGA
- a CDS encoding DUF2637 domain-containing protein, producing MTTTPPAPEGSSSGVPPLTRPEMGLAGIGALAAAGVGALGLIASFDAVSAAAARWGFGEPWMLPVGIDVAIPVFTVANLLLIRMDMALAWVRFVPWVLTLVTCGLNVAAGHGVWAKVAHGTMPLLWVVFSEIGAHIYAVRIGAATGRRMEKIRFSRWLLAFPSTFALWRRMTLWEVTSYSEALKREKERQLARADLRERYGRKWRTKTPRRERVMLRMGELAPAATEQETPAPPPAETPPAPTADPKPRPRRRPGTSKGKGKAQRTFEELLTEARAATVQWPDAELTADRIRTAVHVSQANARTLRDTLKGERAEGRPLHAVDAAGEESEAEAA from the coding sequence ATGACCACCACGCCCCCCGCACCGGAGGGGTCCTCGTCCGGGGTGCCGCCGCTGACCCGCCCGGAAATGGGGCTCGCCGGAATCGGCGCACTCGCCGCGGCCGGAGTCGGCGCACTCGGTCTGATCGCCTCCTTCGACGCCGTCTCCGCTGCTGCGGCTCGCTGGGGTTTCGGTGAGCCGTGGATGCTGCCGGTCGGTATCGACGTGGCCATCCCTGTGTTCACCGTCGCCAACCTGCTGCTGATCCGCATGGATATGGCGCTTGCGTGGGTGCGGTTCGTGCCCTGGGTGCTCACCCTGGTCACCTGCGGGCTGAACGTCGCCGCCGGACATGGCGTGTGGGCGAAGGTCGCGCACGGCACGATGCCGTTGCTGTGGGTGGTGTTCTCCGAGATCGGCGCGCACATCTACGCCGTCCGGATCGGCGCGGCCACCGGCCGCCGCATGGAGAAGATCCGGTTCTCCCGCTGGCTGCTCGCCTTCCCCTCCACTTTCGCGCTGTGGCGCCGTATGACGCTGTGGGAGGTCACCTCCTACTCCGAGGCGCTGAAGCGGGAGAAAGAGCGGCAGTTGGCCCGCGCAGACCTGCGTGAGCGCTACGGCCGTAAGTGGCGCACGAAGACCCCGCGGCGCGAGCGCGTGATGCTGCGCATGGGCGAACTCGCCCCCGCCGCCACCGAGCAGGAAACGCCCGCACCGCCCCCGGCGGAGACTCCGCCGGCACCCACTGCCGACCCTAAGCCGCGCCCGCGCCGCCGCCCCGGTACCAGCAAGGGCAAGGGCAAAGCTCAGCGCACCTTCGAGGAGCTGCTGACCGAGGCACGCGCGGCCACCGTGCAGTGGCCGGACGCGGAGCTGACCGCGGACCGCATCCGCACCGCCGTGCACGTCTCGCAGGCCAACGCCCGCACGTTGCGCGACACCCTGAAGGGCGAGCGCGCTGAGGGCCGCCCGCTGCACGCTGTGGACGCTGCGGGCGAGGAGTCAGAGGCTGAGGCCGCCTGA
- a CDS encoding RRQRL motif-containing zinc-binding protein — protein sequence MPGAFGKCFDPSGSQFGIPTYPWRYAPDGLATRRQLRARGLRPGGQPIAAQVLRPRYRRGPLVAYLYRVDRAKPVRPMTPGKRAALAKAMCARRTCPNCRTDAGYVIPTSLGMCVPCAFPDTPTTT from the coding sequence ATGCCCGGGGCATTCGGCAAGTGCTTCGACCCTTCCGGAAGCCAGTTCGGCATCCCCACCTACCCGTGGCGCTACGCCCCCGACGGGCTCGCCACGCGCCGCCAACTGCGCGCCCGCGGCTTACGTCCGGGCGGTCAGCCGATCGCGGCTCAGGTACTGCGCCCGCGCTACCGGCGCGGCCCGCTGGTCGCCTACCTCTACCGCGTCGACCGCGCCAAACCCGTGCGGCCGATGACGCCCGGCAAGCGGGCCGCACTCGCCAAGGCGATGTGCGCCCGCCGCACCTGCCCGAACTGCCGCACCGACGCCGGATACGTCATCCCGACCTCACTCGGCATGTGCGTGCCCTGCGCCTTCCCCGACACCCCCACCACGACCTGA
- a CDS encoding cell division protein FtsK: protein MKHPDDDNELFNRLEAEMNADSGGEVVDLDKARSARAESADPTTRPDSDPSADSGADRSGTESADPTAAVMVDQPAPRATGPGYLGRLAGAHRRAVVPEWLRSLAELRTAAAWVARHYAHSVGYHALRAPVYAARLTLQAPSGAAKFVGGIMRWVADREGEPVRLAAVRREDAAEYLKLSRQRDGRVRLRTLVAVLGMFVGLGAALAMYVLAPGWLQAVSVSAVVMALGFAGRRADAPVIHRAVELPKAVKLTSDIVLRALGALGIPAINQAQAKGRDGFEFTAPITRDGPGWRAEGNLPYGVTVTDVIERRDRLASGLRRPLGCVWPEAVPDEHTGHLVLWVGDQDMSRAKQPKWPLLKSGSVDLFKPVAYGTDQRGRWVEATLMYIAGVIGAIPRMGKTFLLRLLLLIAALDPRAELHTYDMKGTGDLDPVGDAVSHRHAAGDDDESIEYCLNDFRALREELRRRTKVIRSLPRDVCPESKVTSALADKRSLGLHPIVIGVDECQVLFEHPEHAKEFEEIATDLVKRGPATGIVLLLATQRPDAKALPTGISANASARWCLKVMGQLENDMVLGTSAYKRGVRATMFAWGDKGIHYFVGEGSDARIVRSVYIDGQGAEAIGARARRLREEAGTLSGHALGEAPEPVTSAYDLLRDILAVVPADEPKVWSETVVARLAELREEVYDGWDPEGLAAALKPHGVSTIQVGRRVKGKVVNRRGIDRSHITTAIAERDGKRDAG from the coding sequence GTGAAGCACCCCGACGACGACAACGAACTGTTCAACCGACTCGAAGCCGAGATGAACGCCGACTCCGGGGGCGAGGTAGTCGACCTCGACAAGGCGCGGTCGGCCCGAGCCGAGTCGGCCGACCCGACCACCCGACCCGACTCCGACCCGTCAGCCGACTCCGGCGCGGACCGGTCGGGTACCGAGTCGGCCGACCCGACCGCAGCCGTGATGGTCGACCAACCGGCCCCGCGGGCGACCGGTCCGGGTTACCTCGGTCGGCTCGCGGGAGCGCACCGCCGTGCGGTCGTTCCCGAGTGGCTGCGCTCGCTGGCAGAGCTGCGGACCGCCGCGGCGTGGGTGGCCCGCCACTACGCCCACTCGGTCGGCTACCACGCGCTTCGGGCCCCGGTCTACGCCGCCCGCCTCACCCTCCAAGCCCCTTCCGGCGCCGCGAAGTTCGTGGGCGGCATCATGCGGTGGGTGGCCGACCGTGAGGGGGAGCCGGTCCGACTCGCCGCGGTCCGCCGTGAGGACGCCGCGGAATACCTGAAGCTGTCGCGGCAGCGCGACGGACGCGTCCGACTGCGCACCCTCGTGGCCGTGCTCGGAATGTTCGTCGGGCTCGGGGCTGCGCTTGCCATGTACGTGCTCGCCCCCGGCTGGCTTCAGGCGGTGTCGGTGAGCGCGGTCGTGATGGCGCTCGGGTTCGCCGGCCGCCGCGCGGATGCCCCGGTTATCCACCGTGCGGTGGAACTGCCCAAGGCGGTCAAGCTCACCAGTGACATTGTGCTGCGTGCCCTTGGGGCGCTCGGCATCCCCGCCATCAACCAGGCGCAGGCCAAGGGCCGCGACGGATTCGAGTTCACCGCTCCCATCACCCGCGACGGGCCCGGTTGGCGCGCGGAGGGCAACCTCCCGTACGGCGTCACGGTGACCGACGTTATCGAGCGCCGCGACCGGCTCGCTTCCGGCCTGCGCCGCCCGCTGGGGTGCGTGTGGCCCGAGGCGGTGCCGGATGAGCACACCGGTCACCTCGTGCTCTGGGTCGGGGATCAGGACATGTCCCGCGCCAAGCAGCCCAAGTGGCCGCTGCTCAAGTCGGGTTCGGTCGACCTGTTCAAGCCGGTCGCCTACGGCACTGACCAGCGCGGACGCTGGGTCGAAGCCACGCTGATGTACATCGCGGGCGTCATCGGCGCCATCCCCCGCATGGGCAAGACGTTCCTGCTCAGGCTGCTGCTGCTCATCGCCGCGCTCGATCCGCGGGCTGAGCTGCACACCTACGACATGAAGGGCACGGGCGATCTCGACCCGGTCGGCGACGCCGTCTCGCACCGGCACGCCGCGGGTGACGATGACGAGTCCATCGAGTACTGCCTGAACGACTTCCGGGCGCTGCGCGAGGAACTCAGGCGGCGCACGAAGGTGATCCGCTCGCTGCCGCGGGATGTCTGCCCGGAGTCGAAGGTGACCAGCGCTCTTGCCGACAAGCGCTCCCTGGGTCTGCACCCGATTGTGATCGGGGTGGATGAGTGCCAGGTGCTGTTCGAGCACCCCGAGCACGCCAAGGAGTTCGAGGAGATCGCAACCGACCTGGTCAAGCGCGGTCCGGCCACTGGCATCGTGCTGCTGCTCGCCACGCAGCGCCCGGACGCCAAGGCACTGCCGACGGGTATCTCCGCGAACGCGTCGGCCCGCTGGTGCCTGAAGGTCATGGGCCAGCTGGAGAACGACATGGTGCTCGGCACGTCCGCGTACAAGCGCGGGGTGCGGGCGACCATGTTCGCCTGGGGTGACAAGGGCATTCACTACTTCGTCGGTGAAGGCTCGGACGCCCGGATCGTGCGCTCCGTCTACATCGACGGCCAGGGTGCCGAAGCCATCGGCGCCCGCGCCCGCCGCCTGCGCGAGGAAGCGGGCACGCTGTCCGGGCACGCGCTCGGGGAGGCACCCGAGCCGGTCACCAGCGCGTATGACCTGCTGCGCGACATCCTCGCCGTTGTGCCGGCCGATGAGCCCAAGGTGTGGTCCGAGACCGTCGTCGCCCGCCTCGCGGAGCTGCGCGAGGAGGTCTACGACGGCTGGGACCCCGAAGGGCTCGCCGCGGCCCTGAAGCCGCACGGCGTCTCCACCATCCAGGTGGGCCGCCGGGTGAAGGGCAAGGTCGTCAACCGGCGCGGCATCGACCGCTCCCACATCACCACCGCGATTGCGGAGCGTGATGGAAAGCGGGACGCGGGCTGA
- a CDS encoding deazapurine DNA modification protein DpdA family protein encodes MRFYLTTHKRHWLRLTDVPLFLKSEHWDRAVKWDVARGPYAVDSGGFMELKDKGTWTRPPRQYVDDLRRIWEHVGPYDWAAPQDWMCEEAIIEGGWFGGQYFVGTHLSVGEHQRRTVANFLELRSLAPDLRIAPVLQGREVDDYERCVELYENAGVDLRAEPVVGLGSVCRLQSTRKGAAIVNAMAAHGFKLHGFGFKILGLERVGHLLASADSAAWSSHARRRAPLPGHTHKNCANCIDYAMRWRTRVLASLPPWQQPFLNAA; translated from the coding sequence GTGAGGTTCTACCTGACCACCCACAAGCGGCACTGGCTGCGCCTGACCGACGTGCCGCTGTTCCTGAAGTCCGAGCACTGGGACCGCGCCGTCAAGTGGGACGTAGCTCGTGGTCCCTACGCCGTCGACTCCGGCGGTTTCATGGAGCTGAAGGACAAGGGCACCTGGACTCGCCCGCCCCGGCAGTACGTCGATGACCTGCGCCGCATCTGGGAGCACGTCGGCCCTTACGACTGGGCCGCTCCGCAGGACTGGATGTGTGAAGAGGCCATCATTGAGGGCGGTTGGTTCGGCGGACAGTACTTCGTTGGCACCCACCTCAGCGTTGGCGAACACCAGCGCCGCACCGTAGCCAACTTCCTGGAACTGCGCTCCCTCGCCCCTGACCTGCGCATAGCCCCTGTCCTCCAGGGCCGTGAAGTCGACGACTACGAGCGCTGTGTGGAGCTCTACGAGAACGCCGGAGTAGACCTGCGCGCCGAACCGGTGGTGGGGCTCGGCTCGGTCTGCCGATTGCAATCCACCCGCAAGGGCGCCGCGATCGTCAATGCCATGGCCGCGCACGGCTTCAAGCTGCACGGCTTCGGCTTCAAGATCCTCGGACTGGAACGCGTCGGCCACCTGCTGGCATCCGCGGACTCCGCCGCCTGGAGCTCCCACGCCCGCCGCCGCGCGCCCCTGCCCGGTCACACCCACAAGAACTGCGCCAACTGCATCGACTACGCCATGCGCTGGCGTACCCGCGTCCTGGCAAGCCTGCCGCCCTGGCAACAGCCCTTCCTCAACGCAGCCTGA